In Blautia wexlerae DSM 19850, a single window of DNA contains:
- a CDS encoding helix-turn-helix domain-containing protein produces the protein MRMDTVKKKLGYTVRSERERLGLSQSSLAERAGVSTRTISDIETCNGNPELATLIPLTQYLRISIDSVVQEDEADTTTYQIMKELQTCSEDDRQIALRTLRELLSALKEKEHSD, from the coding sequence ATGCGGATGGATACTGTCAAGAAAAAATTAGGCTACACGGTAAGAAGCGAAAGAGAACGGCTTGGCCTGTCACAGTCCAGTCTGGCAGAACGGGCAGGAGTTTCCACACGAACAATCTCTGATATTGAAACCTGCAATGGAAATCCAGAGCTTGCTACTTTGATTCCTCTTACCCAGTATTTGAGAATTTCTATTGATTCCGTTGTTCAGGAAGATGAAGCAGATACTACCACATATCAAATCATGAAAGAGCTGCAAACCTGTTCCGAAGATGATCGCCAGATTGCCCTTCGTACATTGCGTGAACTTCTTTCTGCATTAAAAGAAAAAGAGCATTCCGATTAA
- the srtB gene encoding class B sortase → MKRKKIYGIFMLVAIAVFLFAGGRILQIYLNYQESQKVYEQMEGFTQKIEDQDLSPEAVPGETPEEVAEQGVLQVDFNKLEEINPDVIAWIEIPGLEISYPVVQGRDNDYYLHHLITGENHKSGSIFMDFHNQEDLSDRNTIIYGHNMKDGSMFGTLDQYQSQALYRNYPCFYMYVPGYIYEYQIFSCYAAPTDYPAYTYDFPTSEDYEVFLETLQRSAEYNTGTTVTKEDQVVTLSTCVNTRKDYRYLVHGKLKQKIKMEE, encoded by the coding sequence ATGAAACGAAAGAAAATTTACGGTATATTTATGCTTGTAGCCATTGCTGTTTTTTTATTTGCAGGAGGAAGGATACTGCAAATTTATTTGAATTATCAGGAAAGTCAAAAAGTCTATGAGCAGATGGAAGGGTTTACACAAAAGATAGAGGATCAAGACCTGTCACCAGAAGCGGTTCCAGGGGAAACACCAGAGGAGGTCGCAGAGCAGGGAGTCCTACAGGTGGATTTTAACAAGCTGGAAGAAATCAATCCAGATGTCATTGCATGGATTGAGATTCCTGGTTTGGAAATTAGTTATCCGGTAGTCCAGGGGAGGGATAATGACTATTATCTGCATCACCTGATTACGGGAGAAAATCATAAAAGTGGCAGTATTTTTATGGACTTTCACAACCAGGAGGATTTATCAGACAGAAATACCATTATCTATGGGCATAATATGAAGGATGGGAGCATGTTTGGAACCCTGGATCAGTATCAGTCACAGGCACTTTATCGAAACTATCCTTGTTTTTATATGTATGTGCCAGGATATATTTATGAGTATCAGATTTTTTCCTGTTATGCAGCACCAACGGATTATCCAGCATATACTTATGATTTTCCTACTTCTGAGGACTATGAAGTTTTTCTGGAAACACTACAAAGAAGTGCTGAGTATAACACAGGGACGACAGTTACCAAGGAGGATCAGGTAGTAACCTTATCAACTTGTGTAAATACCCGAAAGGATTATCGCTATTTAGTACATGGAAAACTGAAACAGAAAATAAAGATGGAGGAATAA
- a CDS encoding DNA primase has protein sequence MDVNCPFCGETKGKMNVNLQKNVFRCNRCDASGGMLELYRRLHGVSSAEANRQIREALGKGEYRTDYQVVHKEEPVEIFNAELADADVIDRTYQEMLSLLTLNDKHQEDLKKRGLTKEQIEIQRYRSVPLFGIKNMVQKLLESGQTVKGVPGFYEDQDGKWTINFTSKNSGILIPIRSMEGKIQGFQIRLDQVMEGRKYIWLSSVKFKNGVSSGSPVHVIGNLDAEQIYLTEGALKGTIAHYLSGDTFICVAGVNQYRNLKPVLEMLKSRHLQHLYEAYDMDKKMKVYCDGDSEKCDACQRKSATFYCPHKMQKRQILQNACRKVYEICSGLSISMSRMVWDMDPYGEWNGQIKGIDDYYYVLKNTG, from the coding sequence ATGGATGTGAATTGTCCATTTTGTGGAGAAACAAAAGGGAAAATGAATGTTAATCTTCAGAAAAATGTGTTCCGGTGTAATCGGTGTGATGCTTCCGGCGGAATGCTGGAATTATACAGAAGACTGCATGGTGTTTCCAGTGCAGAGGCAAACCGACAGATCCGGGAAGCTCTGGGAAAGGGGGAATACCGAACGGATTATCAGGTGGTTCATAAAGAAGAGCCTGTAGAAATTTTCAATGCCGAGTTAGCGGATGCAGATGTCATTGACCGAACATATCAAGAAATGTTGTCGTTATTGACCTTAAATGATAAACATCAGGAGGATCTTAAAAAAAGAGGGTTGACGAAAGAACAGATCGAGATACAGAGGTATCGTAGTGTACCGTTGTTTGGAATTAAAAATATGGTACAAAAACTGTTGGAATCCGGACAGACGGTAAAAGGTGTGCCGGGATTTTATGAAGATCAAGATGGGAAATGGACAATTAATTTTACTTCTAAAAATTCTGGGATTTTGATACCGATTCGATCCATGGAAGGAAAAATACAAGGATTTCAGATTCGGTTGGATCAGGTAATGGAGGGACGGAAGTATATCTGGCTTTCCAGTGTGAAATTTAAAAATGGAGTATCATCAGGAAGTCCGGTACATGTCATAGGAAACCTGGACGCAGAACAGATCTATTTAACAGAAGGCGCATTAAAAGGCACGATAGCTCACTATTTATCAGGGGATACGTTCATTTGTGTTGCAGGTGTGAATCAATACAGAAATTTAAAGCCAGTTTTGGAAATGTTGAAAAGCAGGCATCTGCAGCACCTATATGAAGCGTATGATATGGATAAAAAAATGAAGGTATATTGTGACGGGGATTCCGAAAAATGTGATGCCTGTCAACGTAAATCAGCCACTTTTTATTGTCCGCATAAGATGCAGAAACGGCAGATTCTACAGAACGCTTGTAGAAAGGTGTATGAAATCTGTAGTGGATTGTCTATTTCCATGAGCCGTATGGTTTGGGACATGGATCCTTATGGTGAGTGGAATGGACAGATCAAAGGAATTGATGATTATTACTATGTATTGAAAAATACAGGGTGA
- a CDS encoding ParM/StbA family protein, whose protein sequence is MIKKVRIAVDHGNRNMKTCSQVFTTGLTIQDKKPARGEKFLFYEGKYYVLSENRIPYQRDKTQDDRFFILTLFAIVKELEENPQIQPEDVIQVDLPIGLPPKHYAELCERYEAYFKRQGKIHDINYCGSTYHITIGEVMAFPQDYAAMMTMIEKLQQIPKVVGIDIGGFTTDYLLMRKGNPDMEACDSMEKGVITMYNKIISGINSEYDILLEESDIDSILQGNTEFYEEAVVRMTEGMVQDFVKDLLNSIRERGIDTKAAYTVFIGGGAKLLSHFLEQSDRLGKYTFIEDISANAKGYDRLFQIM, encoded by the coding sequence ATGATAAAAAAAGTTCGGATTGCGGTAGACCATGGCAATAGAAATATGAAAACCTGTTCCCAGGTATTTACGACAGGGCTTACCATTCAGGACAAAAAGCCTGCCAGAGGGGAAAAGTTCCTGTTTTATGAGGGAAAGTATTATGTGCTGAGTGAAAATAGGATTCCTTATCAAAGAGATAAAACGCAGGATGATCGTTTTTTTATCCTTACTCTATTTGCAATCGTAAAAGAGCTGGAGGAAAACCCTCAAATTCAGCCAGAGGATGTCATTCAGGTGGATCTTCCGATTGGGCTGCCACCCAAGCATTATGCAGAACTTTGTGAACGGTATGAAGCATATTTTAAAAGACAAGGGAAAATCCATGATATCAATTACTGTGGTAGTACATATCATATCACTATTGGAGAGGTAATGGCATTTCCACAGGACTATGCGGCTATGATGACTATGATTGAAAAGCTGCAGCAGATTCCCAAAGTAGTAGGAATTGATATAGGAGGATTTACTACAGACTATCTTCTGATGCGGAAAGGTAATCCGGATATGGAAGCCTGTGATTCCATGGAAAAAGGTGTGATTACCATGTATAACAAGATTATTTCCGGGATTAACAGTGAATATGATATTTTGTTAGAGGAAAGTGATATTGACAGTATCCTTCAGGGAAACACAGAGTTTTATGAAGAGGCTGTAGTCCGTATGACAGAAGGTATGGTGCAAGATTTTGTAAAGGATCTGCTGAACAGTATTCGAGAAAGAGGCATAGATACCAAAGCAGCATATACGGTATTTATTGGAGGCGGGGCAAAGCTATTGAGCCATTTCTTGGAACAATCAGACCGTCTAGGGAAATATACCTTTATTGAGGATATTTCTGCCAATGCCAAAGGATATGACAGACTGTTTCAGATTATGTAG
- a CDS encoding ATP-dependent RecD-like DNA helicase: MRCKYIRKIFQNEENGYTVALFSTLNQEVPLSARDKFWAEKKIIAFTAKGYDLPLTDEIEIEMEGEWETSSYGTQYKVETFLEVVPRTREGILGYLSCGSLKGIGPKTAERIVNRFGLDTLEVMEKYPQELLKIQGISQQKLDRIVDSFGKNKVFRELMTFLSPFHVTPKKANMILQKFRDQSVEIIRKQPYILCAVKGFGFLTVDAIARQCCAATNDPMRISGCVSYVLREAMKQNGHLYLEQEILVKDALKVLNKEPDLQPVTETEILKVIYRLVMQDSIVVEENRIYITKQYQEEDDTASMIARKLYERIPVLTIEKELEEAQKDLNITLSEQQKEAVRMVFANPISIITGGPGTGKTTVLKVILYIYQKKCGNKVQLMAPTGRAARRMAESTGSGDATTMHMALGLFGDGDYEALIDELSADFINVDEVSMVDMHLAYEFFYKVKAGARVLLVGDVHQLPSVGAGDVFRQLILCGKIPVTVLNLVYRQGKDSNIPINAQLINEGKTNLQWGDDFQMIECSGADAAAQIVKNIYLKEIQVYGMEQVQILSPYKVRSAAGVLELNRSLQDDVNPPVSGKQELHLGGEIFREGDRILQNKNTEVASNGDLGTLVQISEDEDNNPIVQIVFTDGRRVKYEAEQVEMMEHANAITIHKSQGSECHVVIIPWLKAFYPMLKRNIFYTGITRAKLRVYIVGEWKAVCQAIHTDDTGTRKTMLAAKIQQYCERYQPQSNRQIPTTICNRAV; this comes from the coding sequence ATGAGGTGCAAATATATACGTAAGATTTTTCAAAATGAGGAAAACGGATATACGGTTGCATTATTTTCCACACTGAATCAGGAAGTTCCTCTTTCTGCCAGGGATAAGTTTTGGGCAGAGAAAAAAATCATTGCGTTTACTGCCAAAGGATATGACCTTCCGCTTACGGATGAGATCGAAATTGAGATGGAAGGCGAGTGGGAAACAAGTTCCTATGGGACACAATACAAGGTGGAAACTTTTTTAGAGGTTGTACCTAGAACAAGGGAAGGTATCTTAGGATACCTTTCTTGTGGTTCTTTAAAAGGAATTGGTCCCAAAACGGCAGAAAGGATTGTCAATCGTTTTGGTCTGGATACCTTAGAGGTGATGGAAAAATATCCACAGGAATTATTAAAAATTCAGGGGATATCTCAGCAAAAACTGGACCGTATTGTGGATTCCTTTGGAAAAAATAAAGTATTCCGGGAATTGATGACCTTTTTATCACCATTTCATGTTACTCCTAAAAAAGCAAATATGATTCTTCAGAAGTTTCGGGATCAATCCGTAGAAATCATTCGGAAGCAGCCTTATATCCTTTGTGCTGTTAAGGGGTTTGGTTTTCTCACTGTGGATGCCATTGCAAGGCAGTGTTGTGCTGCAACGAATGATCCTATGCGCATTTCCGGCTGTGTCAGTTATGTGTTGCGGGAAGCCATGAAGCAAAACGGACATTTGTATCTGGAGCAGGAAATTCTGGTAAAAGATGCCTTGAAAGTTCTAAATAAAGAACCGGATCTTCAGCCGGTGACAGAAACAGAAATTTTAAAAGTGATCTATCGTCTGGTTATGCAAGACAGTATCGTGGTAGAAGAAAATAGGATTTACATTACCAAACAGTATCAGGAAGAAGATGACACTGCTTCTATGATTGCAAGAAAATTGTATGAGCGAATTCCAGTTCTTACGATTGAAAAGGAACTGGAGGAAGCACAGAAAGATTTAAACATAACATTATCCGAACAGCAGAAAGAAGCAGTACGTATGGTTTTTGCAAACCCGATCAGCATTATTACTGGAGGACCTGGAACCGGTAAAACAACGGTTTTAAAGGTCATTTTGTATATCTATCAGAAAAAATGCGGGAATAAAGTCCAACTGATGGCACCAACTGGTCGTGCCGCAAGGCGAATGGCAGAGAGTACCGGAAGTGGGGATGCAACTACGATGCACATGGCACTGGGGCTTTTTGGTGACGGAGATTATGAAGCACTTATAGATGAATTGTCCGCAGATTTTATTAATGTGGATGAGGTATCTATGGTAGATATGCACCTTGCCTATGAATTTTTTTACAAGGTAAAAGCAGGAGCCAGAGTGCTTTTGGTCGGAGATGTCCACCAGCTTCCTTCTGTAGGAGCAGGAGATGTGTTCCGTCAGCTTATTTTGTGTGGGAAAATACCGGTTACTGTTTTAAATCTGGTCTATCGTCAGGGGAAGGACAGCAATATCCCCATAAATGCCCAGCTTATCAACGAAGGAAAAACAAATCTGCAATGGGGAGATGATTTCCAGATGATTGAATGTTCAGGAGCAGATGCAGCAGCACAAATTGTTAAGAATATTTATCTCAAGGAAATTCAGGTGTATGGTATGGAGCAGGTACAGATACTTTCTCCATACAAAGTGCGAAGTGCAGCCGGTGTCTTGGAACTGAACCGCAGTCTGCAGGATGATGTAAATCCTCCTGTATCCGGGAAACAAGAGCTTCATCTTGGCGGTGAGATATTCCGAGAAGGTGACCGAATCCTTCAAAACAAAAATACAGAAGTTGCCAGTAATGGAGATTTAGGTACTTTGGTACAGATTTCTGAGGATGAGGATAACAACCCAATAGTTCAAATCGTATTTACAGACGGACGCAGGGTGAAGTATGAGGCAGAGCAGGTGGAGATGATGGAACATGCAAATGCCATAACCATACACAAAAGCCAGGGAAGTGAGTGCCACGTGGTTATCATTCCGTGGCTAAAAGCTTTTTATCCCATGCTGAAGCGGAATATTTTTTATACAGGGATTACCAGGGCGAAGCTGCGCGTTTATATTGTTGGGGAATGGAAAGCTGTTTGTCAGGCAATTCATACAGATGATACAGGTACCAGAAAGACGATGCTGGCGGCAAAAATACAACAGTATTGTGAACGGTATCAGCCACAGAGTAATAGACAGATCCCGACAACAATTTGCAACCGGGCTGTGTAA